A window of the Diabrotica undecimpunctata isolate CICGRU chromosome 1, icDiaUnde3, whole genome shotgun sequence genome harbors these coding sequences:
- the LOC140445096 gene encoding uncharacterized protein isoform X1, with amino-acid sequence MMEVKQEASEIPYKTEVYNNFSDGLSLLDNVKIEIKEEPKIENANDTFDYVDLKEYSIKTDAVQDEDKLSMSHEEQTKEGGFLDIYVQTDAQNSLNDCVRSNKNLNQYLNASTKVNADETSSAFEIWNKQFLQSYNLKVHEGIHTEEKPFTCEICSKKFLRSTNLKVHMRVHTDEKPFTCEICSKKFLRSTNLKVHMRVHTGEKRFACEICSKHFSANFYLKLHMKMHTGEKPFTCEICSKYFTTNSSLKSHMKIHNGEKSFACEICNRKFLQSTYLKVHMRVHTEEKPFTCEICSKKFLRSTNLKVHMRVHTGEKRFACEICSKHFSTNFYLKLHMKMHTGEKPFTCEICSKYFTTNSSLKSHMKIHNGEKSFACEICNRKFLQSTYLKVHMRVHTDEKPFACEICSKHFSDNSYLKLHMRMHKGEESFTCEICSKYFSNNSSLKSHMKTHTGEKPFTCKICNKQFSESSNLKVHMRVHFGEKPFSCEICSKHFSANSYLKLHMKMHKGEKPFACEICNKKFTISFYLKEHMKTHTGEKPFKCEICTKEFSQSSHFKSHVKLHSGEKPFTCEICNKQFSRSSYLKLHMKTDTHIMNKIYQRVLM; translated from the exons ATGatggaagtaaaacaagaagCTAGTGAGATTCCATATAAAACAGAAGTATATAATAACTTCAGTGATGGTCTAAGTCTACTGGATAATGTTAAAATTGAGATTAAGGAGGAACCTAAGATAGAAAATGCAAATGATACATTTGATTATGTAGATTTAAAGGAATACTCTATAAAAACTGATGCAGTacaagatgaagataaacttagCATGTCTCATGAAGAACAAACAAAAGAAGGTG GTTTCTTAGATATATATGTGCAAACTGATGCACAAAACAGTTTGAATGATTGTGTTAGAAGTAACAAAAATTTGAACCAATATCTAAATGCTAGCACGAAAGTAAATGCTGACGAAACATCTTCTGCATTTGAAATATGGAACAAACAGTTTTTACAAAGTTATAATTTAAAAGTACATGAGGGGATACACACTGAAGAAAAACCTTTTACTTGTGAAATATGCAGCAAAAAGTTTTTACGAAGTACAAATTTAAAGGTACATATGAGGGTACACACTGATGAAAAACCTTTTACTTGTGAAATATGCAGCAAGAAGTTTTTACGAAGTACAAATTTAAAGGTacatatgagagtacacactggcgaAAAACGATTTGCATGCGAAATATGTAGCAAACATTTTTCagctaatttttatttaaaattacatatgAAAATGCACACAGGAGAAAAACCTTTTACCTGTGAAATATGCAGCAAATATTTTACAACTAATTCTTCTTTAAAATCACATATGAAAATTCACAATGGAGAAAAgtcttttgcatgtgaaatttgcaacAGAAAGTTTTTGCAAAGTACATATTTAAAGGTACATATGAGGGTACACACCGAAGAAAAACCTTTTACTTGTGAAATATGCAGCAAGAAGTTTTTACGAAGTACAAATTTAAAGGTacatatgagagtacacactggcgaAAAACGATTTGCATGCGAAATATGTAGCAAACATTTttcaactaatttttatttaaaattacatatgAAAATGCACACAGGAGAAAAACCTTTTACCTGTGAAATATGCAGCAAATATTTTACAACTAATTCTTCTTTAAAATCACATATGAAAATTCACAATGGAGAAAAgtcttttgcatgtgaaatttgcaacAGGAAGTTTTTGCAAAGTACATATTTAAAGGTACATATGAGGGTACACACTGATGaaaaaccttttgcatgtgaaatatGTAGCAAACATTTTTCAGATAattcttatttaaaattacatatgAGAATGCACAAAGGCGAAGAATCTTTTACATGTGAAATATGCagcaaatatttttcaaataattcttctttaaaATCTCATATGAAaactcacactggagaaaagccatTTACATGCAAAATATGCAACAAACAGTTTTCAGAAAGTTCTAATTTAAAAGTACATATGAGAGTACACTTTGGGGAAAAACCTTTTTCATGCGAAATATGTAGCAAACATTTTTCGGCTAattcttatttaaaattacatatgAAAATGCACAAAGGAGaaaaaccttttgcatgtgaaatttgcaacaaaaagtttacaataagtttttatttaaaagaacacATGAAgacgcacactggagaaaaaccatttaaatgcgAAATATGTACCAAGGAGTTTTCGCAAAGTAGTCATTTTAAATCACATGTTAAACTGCATTCTGGAGAAAAGCCTTTTACTTGTGAAATATGCAACAAACAATTTTCACGAAGttcttatttaaaattacatatgAAAACAGACACACATATTATGAACAAGATTTATCAGAGGGTCCTAATGTAA